The following are encoded together in the Streptomyces sp. NBC_00358 genome:
- a CDS encoding ATP-binding cassette domain-containing protein, protein MTSEGQETAGAVLPDPPSGDGGAAIVELRGAGKSYGSIRALHGVSLTVRPGRVTCVLGDNGAGKSTLIKIISGLHRHSEGEFLVDGAPVRFSTPREALAKGIATVYQDLATVPLMPVWRNFFLGSELTKGPWPLRRLDIARMRRTADEELRAMGIVLDDLDQPIGTLSGGQRQSVAIARAVHFGARVLILDEPTAALGVKQSGVVLKYIAAARDRGLGVIFITHNPHHAYMVGDHFSVLRLGTLELSADRGEIGQEELTDHMAGGAELAALKHELAQVHGVDVQELPDAEDLRAPAPASTEGAS, encoded by the coding sequence ATGACAAGCGAAGGACAAGAGACCGCGGGCGCCGTCCTCCCCGATCCCCCGTCCGGGGACGGCGGCGCCGCGATCGTCGAACTGCGGGGCGCCGGCAAGTCGTACGGCAGCATCCGCGCCCTGCACGGCGTCTCCCTGACCGTCCGTCCCGGCCGGGTGACATGCGTCCTCGGCGACAACGGCGCCGGCAAGTCCACCCTCATAAAGATCATCTCGGGACTGCACCGGCACAGCGAGGGCGAGTTCCTCGTGGACGGCGCGCCGGTACGTTTCAGTACCCCGCGCGAGGCTCTCGCCAAGGGCATCGCCACCGTCTACCAGGACCTCGCGACGGTGCCGCTGATGCCGGTGTGGCGGAACTTCTTCCTCGGCTCCGAGCTGACCAAAGGGCCCTGGCCCCTGCGCCGCCTCGACATCGCGCGGATGAGACGGACCGCCGACGAGGAACTGCGCGCCATGGGGATCGTGCTCGACGACCTCGACCAGCCGATCGGCACGCTCTCCGGCGGCCAGCGCCAGTCCGTGGCCATCGCCCGCGCCGTCCACTTCGGTGCCCGCGTCCTCATCCTCGACGAACCGACCGCCGCGCTCGGCGTCAAGCAGTCCGGGGTCGTCCTCAAGTACATCGCCGCCGCCCGCGACCGCGGCCTCGGCGTCATCTTCATCACCCACAACCCGCACCACGCCTACATGGTCGGCGACCACTTCAGCGTGCTGCGGCTCGGCACCCTCGAACTCAGCGCGGACCGCGGCGAGATCGGGCAGGAGGAACTCACCGACCATATGGCGGGCGGTGCCGAACTCGCCGCGCTCAAGCACGAGTTGGCACAGGTCCACGGGGTCGACGTACAGGAGCTCCCGGACGCGGAGGACCTCCGGGCCCCGGCACCGGCCTCCACGGAGGGCGCTTCCTGA
- a CDS encoding ABC transporter permease, with amino-acid sequence MSTAGQAGQAVAAPPAPGPPATGPRTARRPLALRLLARPEVGVFLGAAAVFVFFLVAAPSVRSGGSMATVLYQSSTIGIMALPVALLMIGGEFDLSSGVAVISSALTASMLSYQLTMNVWVGVTVALVVSLAIGAFNGWMTVRTGLPSFLVTLGTFLILQGVNLAVTKLVTDNVATDDVSDMDGFGQAKQLFASSFDVGGVQVKITIVWWLVFAGLATWVLLRTKYGNWVFAVGGDQDSARAVGVPVTFTKITLFMTVGFGAWFVGMHELFSFNTVQSGEGVGQELIYIAAAVIGGCLLTGGYGTAIGPVFGAFMFGMVNQGIVYAGWNPDWFKAFLGVMLLGATLINLWVRRTATRR; translated from the coding sequence ATGAGCACGGCCGGGCAGGCCGGGCAGGCGGTGGCCGCGCCGCCCGCCCCCGGCCCCCCGGCGACCGGCCCGCGGACGGCGCGGCGCCCGCTGGCGCTGCGACTGCTCGCCCGGCCCGAGGTCGGGGTGTTCCTCGGCGCCGCGGCCGTGTTCGTCTTCTTCCTCGTCGCGGCGCCCTCGGTGCGCTCCGGCGGTTCGATGGCGACCGTGCTCTACCAGTCGTCGACGATCGGCATCATGGCGCTGCCCGTGGCCCTGCTGATGATCGGCGGCGAGTTCGACCTGTCCTCGGGTGTCGCGGTGATCAGCTCGGCGCTCACGGCGAGCATGCTCAGCTATCAACTGACCATGAACGTATGGGTGGGTGTGACCGTCGCGCTGGTCGTCTCGCTCGCGATCGGCGCGTTCAACGGCTGGATGACGGTCCGCACCGGGCTGCCGAGCTTCCTGGTGACACTCGGCACCTTCCTGATCCTGCAGGGTGTGAACCTCGCCGTCACCAAGCTGGTCACCGACAACGTCGCCACCGACGACGTCAGCGACATGGACGGATTCGGCCAGGCGAAGCAGCTCTTCGCCTCGTCGTTCGACGTCGGCGGCGTCCAGGTGAAGATCACGATCGTGTGGTGGCTGGTCTTCGCGGGGCTGGCCACCTGGGTGCTGCTGCGCACGAAGTACGGCAACTGGGTCTTCGCGGTCGGCGGCGACCAGGACAGCGCCCGCGCCGTCGGCGTACCGGTCACTTTCACCAAGATCACGCTGTTCATGACGGTCGGCTTCGGCGCCTGGTTCGTCGGCATGCACGAACTGTTCTCGTTCAACACGGTGCAGTCGGGCGAAGGCGTCGGCCAGGAGCTGATCTACATCGCCGCCGCGGTGATCGGCGGATGTCTGCTCACCGGCGGCTACGGCACCGCGATCGGCCCGGTCTTCGGCGCCTTCATGTTCGGCATGGTGAACCAGGGGATCGTCTACGCCGGATGGAACCCCGACTGGTTCAAGGCCTTCCTCGGCGTGATGCTGCTGGGCGCCACGCTCATCAATCTGTGGGTCCGCCGTACGGCGACCCGGAGGTGA
- a CDS encoding sugar ABC transporter substrate-binding protein: MDRTFHPRSRRIVPLVALAAASALLAAGCSSGSGGKKAEESGNGAAAGKADTPAMTVALVTHQAPGDTFWDIVRKGAEAAAAKDNIRLVYAHNPNAGDQANLVQNAIDQKVDGIAITLAKPDAMKDVVGKATSAGIPVVGLNSGLSDWKKLGLMEFFGQDETVAGEALGKKLNAEGAKKAVCVVQEQGNIGLTQRCAGVKKTFGGTTETLYVNGTDMPSVKSTITAKLKQDPGIDYVVALGAPYALTSVQSVADAGSKAKIATFDLNKDLTGAISKGTIQFAVDQQPYLQGYLAIDSLWLYKNNGNYSGGGEQPVLTGPAFVDKSNVDAVAGFAAKGTR, translated from the coding sequence ATGGATCGCACGTTCCACCCCCGTTCCCGGAGAATCGTCCCCCTCGTGGCCCTGGCCGCGGCGTCCGCGCTGCTCGCCGCGGGCTGCTCCAGCGGTTCGGGCGGAAAGAAGGCCGAGGAGAGCGGGAACGGTGCCGCCGCGGGCAAGGCCGACACACCCGCGATGACGGTCGCCCTGGTCACCCATCAGGCGCCCGGCGACACGTTCTGGGACATCGTCCGCAAGGGCGCCGAGGCCGCCGCCGCCAAGGACAACATCAGGCTCGTCTACGCGCACAACCCCAACGCGGGAGATCAGGCCAACCTGGTGCAGAACGCGATCGACCAGAAGGTCGACGGCATCGCGATCACCCTGGCCAAGCCGGACGCCATGAAGGACGTGGTGGGCAAGGCGACTTCGGCCGGCATACCCGTCGTGGGTCTCAACTCCGGTCTCAGCGACTGGAAGAAGCTGGGCCTGATGGAGTTCTTCGGCCAGGACGAGACCGTCGCGGGCGAGGCGCTCGGCAAGAAGCTGAACGCGGAAGGCGCCAAGAAGGCCGTCTGCGTGGTCCAGGAGCAGGGCAACATCGGCCTCACCCAGCGCTGCGCCGGAGTGAAGAAGACGTTCGGCGGCACCACCGAGACCCTGTACGTCAACGGCACCGACATGCCGTCCGTGAAGTCGACGATCACCGCCAAGCTCAAGCAGGACCCCGGGATCGACTACGTCGTCGCGCTCGGCGCCCCGTACGCCCTGACCTCCGTGCAGTCGGTGGCCGACGCCGGCAGCAAGGCGAAGATCGCCACCTTCGACCTCAACAAGGATCTCACCGGCGCCATCAGCAAGGGCACCATCCAGTTCGCCGTCGACCAGCAGCCCTACCTGCAGGGCTACTTGGCGATCGACTCGCTGTGGCTGTACAAGAACAACGGCAACTACAGCGGCGGCGGCGAGCAGCCGGTGCTGACCGGTCCGGCGTTCGTCGACAAGAGCAATGTCGACGCCGTGGCCGGGTTCGCCGCGAAGGGCACTCGGTGA
- a CDS encoding Gfo/Idh/MocA family protein: MVRALGVAVVGFGWMGRVHTQAYARVLHHFPQLALRPEPVCVADEVPGRAEEAAERYGFATAVRDWREIVADPRVEAVSITAPNFLHREIGVAMAGAGKHIWIEKPVGLTVDDARAVSDAVAEAGVRGTVGFNYRCAPAVVAARELIASGAIGDVTHARIRLFSDYAAHPEGALTWRYERERGGRGVLGDLASHGVDLARFLLGEIEALTADTAVFVPLRARPTGATEGHPRATGGEPAPVENEDYVNCLLRFASGARGVLEASRVSVGEQNTYGFEIHGTRGALFWDFRRMGELGVSRGTTYQDQPVSTVFVGPGAGDYAAFQPGAANSMGYDDLKVIEAHTFLRSIAEDRPYGATPADAVRSATALDAMVRSAESGAWVALGTE; encoded by the coding sequence ATGGTGCGTGCGCTCGGTGTCGCCGTCGTCGGGTTCGGCTGGATGGGGCGCGTGCACACCCAGGCGTACGCCCGCGTACTCCACCACTTTCCGCAGCTCGCCCTGCGTCCCGAACCGGTATGCGTCGCCGACGAGGTGCCGGGCCGGGCCGAAGAGGCCGCCGAACGGTACGGCTTCGCCACCGCGGTGCGCGACTGGCGGGAGATCGTCGCCGATCCGCGGGTCGAGGCCGTGAGCATCACCGCGCCGAATTTCCTGCACCGTGAGATCGGTGTGGCCATGGCCGGGGCGGGCAAGCACATCTGGATCGAGAAGCCGGTGGGGCTGACCGTCGACGACGCGCGGGCCGTGTCGGACGCGGTGGCCGAGGCCGGTGTCCGGGGCACGGTCGGCTTCAACTACCGGTGCGCCCCCGCCGTGGTGGCGGCCCGCGAACTGATCGCCTCCGGCGCGATCGGCGATGTCACGCACGCGCGTATCCGCCTCTTCAGTGACTACGCGGCGCATCCCGAGGGCGCGCTGACCTGGCGCTACGAGCGGGAGCGGGGCGGCAGAGGCGTCCTCGGGGACCTCGCCTCGCACGGCGTCGACCTGGCCCGCTTCCTGCTCGGCGAGATCGAGGCGCTGACGGCCGACACCGCGGTCTTCGTGCCGCTGCGGGCCCGACCGACGGGCGCGACGGAGGGTCACCCGCGCGCCACGGGCGGCGAGCCGGCCCCCGTGGAGAACGAGGACTACGTCAACTGCCTGCTGCGCTTCGCCTCCGGTGCGCGCGGTGTCCTGGAGGCGAGCCGGGTCTCGGTGGGCGAGCAGAACACCTACGGGTTCGAGATCCACGGCACCCGGGGCGCGCTGTTCTGGGACTTCCGCCGGATGGGCGAGCTCGGAGTCAGCCGGGGCACGACGTACCAGGACCAGCCGGTCAGCACCGTGTTCGTCGGTCCGGGGGCCGGGGACTACGCCGCCTTCCAGCCGGGTGCGGCGAACAGCATGGGTTACGACGATCTCAAGGTCATCGAGGCACACACCTTCCTGCGGTCGATCGCCGAGGACCGGCCGTACGGCGCGACGCCGGCCGACGCGGTCCGCAGCGCGACCGCCCTCGACGCCATGGTCCGCTCGGCCGAGTCGGGTGCGTGGGTGGCCCTCGGCACGGAGTGA
- a CDS encoding type 1 glutamine amidotransferase domain-containing protein, with the protein MSKILFVLTGADHWTLADGTSHPTGFWAEEAAAPYEAFKAAGYDVVVATPGGVVPTVDQGSLAPDFNGGQEGADKVARTLASMTELRQPLKLSDVDLDDYAAVFYPGGHGPMEDLSTDTESGRLLTRALESGRPLGVVCHGPAALLAATREDGTNSFAGYRVSAFTNAEETQAGFADKAKWLLQDRLVAAGVDFEEGEPWVPKVVVDRNLVTGQNPASAAPLAAELLKKLG; encoded by the coding sequence ATGTCGAAGATCCTTTTCGTGTTGACCGGCGCCGATCACTGGACGCTCGCCGACGGCACCTCGCATCCGACCGGCTTCTGGGCCGAGGAGGCGGCGGCCCCGTACGAGGCATTCAAGGCGGCCGGGTACGACGTCGTCGTCGCCACGCCGGGCGGGGTCGTGCCGACCGTGGACCAGGGAAGCCTGGCGCCCGACTTCAACGGTGGCCAGGAGGGCGCCGACAAGGTCGCGCGCACCCTCGCCTCCATGACCGAGCTGCGGCAGCCGCTCAAGCTCTCGGACGTGGACCTCGACGACTACGCCGCCGTCTTCTACCCGGGCGGCCACGGCCCGATGGAGGATCTCTCCACCGACACCGAGTCCGGCCGGCTGCTCACCCGCGCGCTGGAGTCGGGCAGGCCGCTCGGGGTGGTGTGTCACGGTCCGGCGGCGCTGCTGGCCGCCACCCGGGAGGACGGCACCAACTCCTTCGCGGGCTACCGGGTCTCGGCCTTCACGAACGCGGAGGAGACCCAGGCCGGTTTCGCCGACAAGGCCAAGTGGCTGCTCCAGGACCGGCTCGTCGCGGCGGGCGTCGACTTCGAGGAGGGCGAGCCCTGGGTCCCGAAGGTGGTCGTCGACCGCAACCTCGTCACGGGCCAGAACCCCGCCTCCGCCGCCCCGCTCGCGGCGGAACTGCTGAAGAAGCTGGGCTGA
- a CDS encoding PadR family transcriptional regulator, which translates to MALRNAVLAALLEGEASGYDLAKGFDASVANFWMATPQQLYRELDRMESEGLIEARLVRQERRPNKRVFSLTPAGLDALSAFTAGPARPTAIRDELMVKVYALDKGDADAVRAAVAERLEWSRAKLAHYDRIGARMLGGRTEEEYLDGAERVGPYLTLLGGRAFEQAIIDWAERALRVLERRASLAREDRS; encoded by the coding sequence ATGGCATTGCGCAACGCGGTACTGGCCGCGCTCCTGGAGGGCGAGGCGTCGGGCTACGACCTGGCCAAGGGGTTCGACGCCTCGGTGGCCAACTTCTGGATGGCGACCCCGCAGCAGCTCTACCGGGAACTCGACAGGATGGAGTCCGAGGGACTCATCGAGGCCCGGCTCGTGCGACAGGAACGCCGGCCGAACAAGCGGGTGTTCTCCCTGACCCCGGCGGGGCTCGACGCCCTGTCCGCCTTCACCGCCGGGCCGGCGAGACCCACGGCGATCCGCGACGAACTGATGGTCAAGGTCTACGCCCTCGACAAGGGGGACGCCGACGCCGTACGGGCTGCGGTCGCCGAGCGGCTGGAGTGGTCGCGCGCCAAACTGGCGCACTACGACCGGATCGGCGCCCGCATGCTCGGCGGGCGCACCGAGGAGGAGTACCTCGACGGGGCCGAGCGCGTCGGACCGTATCTCACCCTTCTGGGGGGACGCGCCTTCGAGCAGGCGATCATCGACTGGGCGGAGCGGGCGCTGCGGGTGCTGGAACGGCGCGCGTCCCTCGCCCGCGAGGACAGGTCCTAG
- a CDS encoding nuclear transport factor 2 family protein: protein MNSFRKAVEAGDLGAVEELLADDVVFTSPVAFKPYPGKAITAAILRGVWRVFSDFRYVREIAGADGRDHALVFTAKVGDKEINGCDFLHFDEDGLIDEFTVMVRPLTAAQALSEAMGAQFEQISREAAGA, encoded by the coding sequence ATGAACTCCTTCCGCAAGGCGGTGGAGGCCGGAGACCTCGGCGCGGTCGAGGAGCTGCTGGCCGACGACGTCGTGTTCACCAGTCCCGTCGCCTTCAAGCCCTATCCGGGCAAGGCGATCACCGCGGCCATCCTGCGCGGCGTCTGGAGGGTCTTCAGCGACTTCCGCTACGTCCGTGAGATCGCCGGGGCCGACGGCCGTGACCACGCGCTGGTCTTCACGGCCAAGGTGGGCGACAAGGAGATCAACGGCTGCGACTTCCTGCACTTCGACGAGGACGGACTCATCGACGAATTCACGGTGATGGTGCGCCCGTTGACGGCGGCACAGGCGCTCTCCGAGGCGATGGGCGCGCAGTTCGAGCAGATCTCCCGGGAAGCCGCCGGTGCGTGA
- a CDS encoding ferredoxin, producing MTTTTSQRELFRFLEDSFTCAQACTECARTAALRASLMDPDGPKRQELARRLGTLCAEVCEATCHVLSRQPAHSERDVRAQLEWCRDVCLECADAFDCCPGAETAAKTCRECAQACADFMATLR from the coding sequence GTGACGACGACGACTTCACAGCGGGAGCTCTTCCGGTTCCTGGAGGACAGCTTCACCTGCGCCCAGGCCTGCACCGAGTGTGCCAGGACCGCCGCGCTGCGCGCGAGCCTCATGGATCCCGACGGGCCCAAGAGGCAGGAACTCGCACGCCGACTGGGCACTCTGTGCGCGGAGGTGTGCGAGGCCACCTGCCATGTGCTGTCCCGTCAACCGGCGCACAGCGAGAGGGATGTCCGCGCCCAGCTGGAGTGGTGCCGCGACGTCTGTCTGGAGTGCGCCGACGCGTTCGACTGCTGCCCCGGCGCGGAGACCGCGGCGAAGACCTGCCGTGAGTGCGCCCAGGCGTGCGCGGACTTCATGGCCACGCTGCGCTGA
- a CDS encoding histidine phosphatase family protein, whose amino-acid sequence MTSRVILISAAISEALREARFDDGSPVDAAGLRAAGRAAGAGAVPAGGRLWVSPTARCRQTAAALGLDGGVEVPELAGLDVGRWRGSTLAEVSAKEPEAVAGWLADPASAPHGGESVRAFCDRIAEHLDVAAELNGRTVAVVEPEVVRALVVRVLGAPESAFWRVDVPPLTVTELSGRAGRWNVRAGRPLTEPA is encoded by the coding sequence ATGACAAGCCGAGTGATCTTGATCTCCGCGGCGATCAGCGAGGCGCTGCGCGAGGCCCGCTTCGACGACGGGAGCCCGGTGGACGCCGCGGGCCTGCGGGCCGCGGGTCGGGCCGCCGGTGCGGGTGCGGTGCCGGCCGGGGGCCGGCTGTGGGTCTCGCCCACCGCGCGATGCCGGCAGACCGCCGCGGCGCTCGGGCTCGACGGCGGCGTCGAGGTGCCGGAGTTGGCCGGCCTGGATGTCGGCCGCTGGCGCGGGTCGACACTGGCCGAGGTGAGCGCGAAGGAGCCGGAGGCGGTGGCGGGGTGGCTCGCGGATCCCGCGTCGGCGCCGCACGGCGGGGAGTCGGTGCGGGCGTTCTGCGACCGGATCGCGGAACACCTGGACGTGGCCGCCGAGTTGAACGGCCGCACCGTGGCGGTGGTGGAGCCCGAGGTCGTACGGGCCCTGGTGGTACGGGTGCTGGGGGCGCCGGAATCGGCGTTCTGGCGCGTGGACGTACCGCCGCTGACCGTCACGGAGTTGAGCGGGCGCGCGGGGCGCTGGAACGTCCGCGCCGGACGCCCGCTCACCGAACCAGCCTGA
- a CDS encoding CbtB domain-containing protein, giving the protein MAQSVVQPTVTPTAVPAKLPIGAILPWAAFFGVLMLVLLYFVGAEQGATSLVSGENVHEWVHDARHLLGFPCH; this is encoded by the coding sequence ATGGCGCAGTCCGTCGTCCAGCCGACCGTCACCCCCACCGCCGTTCCCGCCAAACTGCCGATCGGTGCGATCCTGCCCTGGGCGGCGTTCTTCGGCGTCCTGATGCTGGTCCTGCTCTACTTCGTCGGCGCCGAACAGGGCGCCACCTCCCTCGTGTCCGGCGAGAACGTCCACGAGTGGGTCCACGACGCCCGCCATCTGCTCGGCTTCCCCTGCCACTGA
- a CDS encoding acyl-CoA dehydrogenase family protein produces MHLEYTPEQQRLRTELRLYFAELVPDNAYARYGDPAAQKRFYRETIRRLGTDGWLGVGWPKEYGGRGLSPMEQFIFFDEAAQAGVPLPLMALNTVGPTIMQFGTEEQKAYFLPKVLSGELDFAIGYSEPDAGTDLAALRTRAVREGDEESGHYTVDGQKIWTTNGDTADWVWLAVRTDPDAPPHKGITMLLVPTSDPGYSCTIINTLASHDTTASYYENIRVPATRRVGEENKGWRLITNQLNHERVTLAAHGTMAIRALHDVQRWSMETKLGDGRRVVDLPWVRRLLARTHTRLDAMKLLNWRMVNAVQDGTLTPQDASAVKVYGSEARRDAYAWLMEIVAAPGVLKEGSAGAVLHGELERGYRSAVIFTFGGGNNEIQREIISWIGLGMPRVRR; encoded by the coding sequence GTGCATCTCGAATACACGCCGGAGCAGCAGCGGTTGCGGACCGAACTGCGGCTCTACTTCGCCGAGTTGGTGCCGGACAACGCCTACGCGCGATATGGCGATCCGGCGGCGCAGAAGCGCTTCTACCGCGAGACGATCCGCCGGCTCGGCACGGACGGCTGGCTCGGGGTCGGCTGGCCCAAGGAGTACGGCGGGCGGGGCCTGAGCCCGATGGAGCAGTTCATCTTCTTCGACGAGGCGGCCCAGGCCGGGGTGCCGCTCCCGTTGATGGCGCTCAACACCGTGGGACCGACGATCATGCAGTTCGGTACCGAGGAGCAGAAGGCGTACTTCCTGCCGAAAGTCCTCTCCGGTGAGCTCGACTTCGCGATCGGCTACAGCGAACCCGACGCCGGGACGGACCTCGCCGCGCTCAGGACCAGAGCCGTACGGGAAGGCGACGAGGAGAGCGGCCACTACACGGTCGACGGCCAGAAGATCTGGACGACCAACGGCGACACGGCCGACTGGGTGTGGCTCGCCGTCCGCACCGATCCGGACGCCCCGCCCCACAAGGGCATCACCATGCTCCTCGTACCGACCTCCGACCCCGGCTACTCGTGCACCATCATCAACACACTCGCCTCGCACGACACCACCGCGAGCTACTACGAGAACATCCGCGTCCCCGCCACGCGTCGGGTCGGCGAGGAGAACAAGGGCTGGCGGCTGATCACCAACCAGCTCAACCACGAGCGCGTCACCCTCGCGGCGCACGGCACGATGGCCATCCGCGCCCTGCACGACGTCCAGCGCTGGTCGATGGAGACCAAACTGGGCGACGGCCGCCGCGTCGTCGACCTCCCCTGGGTGCGCCGGCTGCTCGCCCGGACGCACACCAGGCTGGACGCCATGAAACTCCTCAACTGGCGGATGGTGAACGCGGTCCAGGACGGCACGCTCACCCCGCAGGACGCCTCCGCCGTCAAGGTGTACGGCTCCGAGGCGCGCCGGGACGCGTACGCCTGGCTGATGGAGATCGTCGCGGCCCCCGGTGTCCTCAAGGAGGGCTCCGCCGGTGCCGTCCTGCACGGCGAACTCGAACGCGGCTACCGATCGGCCGTGATCTTCACCTTCGGCGGCGGCAACAACGAGATCCAGCGGGAGATCATCTCGTGGATCGGACTGGGGATGCCCCGGGTGCGGCGCTGA